A stretch of the Neptunomonas phycophila genome encodes the following:
- a CDS encoding SDR family oxidoreductase yields MNLKDKVIVITGGGRGLGRSMALELADQGAKLALVDLSEDDLERTVGLCSEKGVEAKSYVANVADEQAVESLFNDIIRDFGALNGLVNNAGITRDGLFVKVKDGKVIKKMSIDQWNQVMDVNLTGSFLCAREAAIKMIETQSVGCLINISSISRAGNMGQTNYSATKAGVEAMAVTWAKELARYNIRAASIAPGYIGTEMVLGMKPEALEKVEAGIPAKRLGKPEEIAKTVTFILENDYISGRCFEVDGGLRV; encoded by the coding sequence ATGAATTTAAAAGACAAAGTAATCGTTATTACAGGTGGAGGTCGCGGATTAGGCCGCTCCATGGCATTAGAACTAGCCGATCAAGGCGCTAAATTAGCCTTAGTCGACCTGAGCGAAGATGACTTAGAGAGGACAGTCGGTCTATGCAGCGAAAAAGGTGTAGAGGCAAAAAGTTACGTTGCAAACGTAGCCGATGAGCAAGCAGTAGAATCATTATTCAACGATATTATTCGTGACTTTGGCGCTTTGAATGGCTTAGTTAATAATGCGGGTATCACACGTGATGGGCTTTTTGTCAAAGTAAAAGACGGAAAGGTCATCAAGAAAATGTCCATTGATCAGTGGAACCAAGTCATGGACGTCAACCTAACTGGCAGTTTTTTGTGTGCTCGTGAAGCCGCCATTAAAATGATTGAAACCCAAAGTGTTGGATGCCTAATTAACATTTCATCCATATCTCGGGCCGGTAACATGGGACAAACCAATTACTCTGCAACCAAAGCAGGCGTCGAGGCCATGGCTGTTACATGGGCTAAAGAATTGGCACGGTATAATATCAGAGCCGCTTCAATAGCACCGGGCTATATAGGCACCGAAATGGTATTGGGCATGAAACCCGAAGCCCTAGAAAAAGTAGAGGCGGGGATACCTGCTAAACGATTAGGAAAGCCGGAAGAAATCGCTAAAACGGTCACTTTCATCCTAGAAAATGACTATATCAGCGGTCGTTGCTTTGAAGTAGACGGCGGTTTACGCGTCTAA
- a CDS encoding AmpG family muropeptide MFS transporter — MEEGQRSAKWYESILNRRTMICVFTGFASGMPLYVLFQLLPAFLRDQGVGLKEIGLFALVTFPYTWKFVWAPFLDSYAPPFLGRRRSWMLITQVLLLVSIACLGSLNPEFSIGMIAYLALAVAFFSASQDVVIDAYRREILPDEELGWGNSVHVQAYRISGLVPGALGLILADIMPWSSVFVVVALFMLVGIGMTLVIKEPDTAARLPTSLKETVTQPFIDFIKRFGWKPAITALCFMFLYKLGDNMATALSTPFYIDLGFELTEIGVVAKSSALWASIVGGILGGLWMIKLGINRALWIFGVVQVVTILGFAALSEIGANSWVLAIVISLEYLGVGLGTAAFTAYIARSTSVAFAATQFALFTALAALPRTFANATTGYIVEAVGWTDFFLICAVLSLPGMVLLWWLAPWRGDKKIEAV, encoded by the coding sequence ATGGAAGAAGGCCAACGTTCGGCTAAGTGGTACGAGTCTATTTTAAACCGCCGTACTATGATTTGTGTGTTCACAGGCTTTGCTTCCGGCATGCCTTTGTATGTTTTGTTTCAGTTGTTACCTGCCTTCCTAAGAGACCAAGGAGTTGGCTTAAAAGAAATCGGCTTATTTGCGTTGGTAACATTCCCCTATACGTGGAAATTTGTATGGGCCCCTTTCCTCGATAGTTATGCGCCTCCTTTTTTAGGTCGACGCCGTTCTTGGATGTTGATAACCCAAGTCCTTCTTCTGGTATCTATCGCTTGCTTAGGTAGTTTAAACCCTGAATTTAGTATTGGGATGATTGCGTATCTTGCGTTGGCAGTGGCTTTCTTTAGTGCGAGCCAAGACGTGGTGATAGATGCTTATCGCCGTGAAATCCTCCCCGATGAAGAGCTCGGTTGGGGGAATTCAGTGCATGTTCAAGCATACCGAATTTCAGGTTTGGTGCCAGGGGCGCTAGGGTTAATTCTGGCTGATATCATGCCTTGGAGCAGTGTCTTTGTTGTTGTCGCATTGTTTATGCTGGTGGGCATTGGCATGACCTTGGTAATAAAAGAGCCTGATACAGCAGCCCGCTTACCCACTAGCCTAAAAGAAACCGTTACCCAGCCATTCATTGATTTTATTAAACGCTTTGGATGGAAGCCAGCAATAACAGCGCTATGTTTTATGTTTCTTTATAAGCTTGGCGATAACATGGCGACAGCTTTGTCGACACCGTTTTACATCGATCTAGGGTTTGAGTTGACCGAAATAGGCGTAGTAGCCAAAAGCTCAGCTCTTTGGGCCTCAATTGTTGGTGGTATCTTAGGGGGGCTGTGGATGATAAAGCTGGGTATTAATCGGGCTTTATGGATTTTTGGCGTTGTGCAAGTGGTCACTATTTTAGGGTTCGCTGCCTTATCTGAAATAGGGGCGAATTCGTGGGTGCTCGCTATTGTGATCAGTCTGGAATACTTAGGAGTAGGGTTGGGAACGGCAGCCTTTACCGCTTATATAGCGCGCTCAACAAGTGTCGCTTTTGCTGCTACTCAGTTTGCCTTATTTACAGCATTAGCCGCTTTACCCCGAACGTTTGCCAATGCGACGACAGGCTATATTGTAGAAGCAGTCGGATGGACTGACTTTTTCTTAATTTGCGCGGTGTTATCGTTACCTGGAATGGTGTTGCTATGGTGGTTGGCTCCATGGAGAGGAGATAAAAAAATAGAGGCCGTGTGA